A window of Desulfurella sp. contains these coding sequences:
- a CDS encoding EAL domain-containing protein: protein MIGAECLLRWKKGDKIIPPLEFIPFLEETGLILNVEEWLKNEIAQSISLRKNKIPISINISPISFKQKRFIDEIVSIINLYSIEPSLIVIEMLERTFIEDLPYYKVFLNSLKSYNIKLALDDFGTGYSSLSYLSELPFDYIKIDISFVRKMLFDSKAKSIVETIIYLSHNLGIKTIAEGIENKEQLDMLEKLGCDAMQGFLLSKPITKEEFDRLIGE, encoded by the coding sequence ATCATAGGGGCAGAATGTTTACTCAGATGGAAAAAAGGCGATAAAATTATACCGCCTTTAGAATTTATACCTTTTTTAGAAGAAACGGGCCTTATTTTGAATGTTGAAGAATGGTTAAAAAATGAAATAGCGCAAAGTATTAGTTTAAGAAAAAATAAAATACCGATATCAATAAATATTTCACCAATAAGTTTTAAACAAAAAAGATTTATAGATGAAATTGTTTCTATAATAAATTTATATTCAATTGAACCTTCTTTGATTGTGATTGAAATGCTTGAGCGCACATTTATAGAAGATTTGCCATATTATAAAGTTTTTTTGAATTCGCTTAAAAGTTACAATATAAAATTAGCTTTGGATGATTTTGGGACAGGTTACTCTTCTTTGTCATATTTGAGTGAGCTACCATTTGATTATATAAAGATAGATATATCTTTTGTAAGAAAGATGCTTTTCGATTCAAAAGCAAAATCTATTGTTGAAACAATTATTTATTTATCACATAATTTAGGTATAAAGACAATAGCAGAAGGTATAGAAAATAAAGAACAACTTGATATGTTAGAAAAATTAGGTTGTGATGCTATGCAGGGATTTTTATTATCAAAACCTATCACTAAGGAAGAATTTGATCGTTTAATAGGAGAATGA